One region of Streptomyces davaonensis JCM 4913 genomic DNA includes:
- a CDS encoding SDR family NAD(P)-dependent oxidoreductase — MSTQRVALVTGSTSGIGEATARTLAAAGYRVAVNSRNSPKEGKELADSLPGAVYVQGDIAVEEQAARIVDTVIERLGRLDLLVNNAGATRLIPHADLAAATPAIWREILDVNVVGTWQMSVAALPHLKADGGGAIVNISSIAGVKPTGSSIPYAVSKAAINHLTRLLANVAGPEVRVNAVAPGLIDTPWTADFTGPREAVKAGAPLRRIGTPEDVAQSVLTLAEAAYSTGVVLLVDGGIHNL; from the coding sequence ATGTCCACGCAGCGGGTCGCCCTGGTGACCGGTTCGACGTCCGGGATAGGCGAGGCGACCGCGAGGACCCTGGCCGCCGCCGGCTACCGGGTCGCGGTCAACTCCCGCAACTCGCCGAAGGAGGGCAAGGAACTCGCCGACTCCCTGCCCGGCGCCGTCTATGTGCAGGGCGACATCGCGGTGGAGGAGCAGGCGGCCCGGATCGTCGACACGGTGATCGAGCGGCTCGGCCGGCTCGATCTGCTGGTCAACAACGCGGGCGCCACCCGGCTCATCCCGCATGCCGACCTCGCCGCGGCCACCCCGGCGATCTGGCGCGAGATCCTGGACGTCAACGTGGTGGGCACCTGGCAGATGAGCGTGGCGGCCCTGCCCCACCTCAAGGCCGACGGCGGCGGAGCCATCGTCAACATCTCCTCCATCGCGGGCGTCAAGCCGACCGGCAGCTCCATCCCGTACGCCGTCAGCAAGGCCGCGATCAATCATCTGACCCGGCTCCTGGCCAATGTCGCCGGGCCGGAGGTCCGGGTCAACGCGGTCGCCCCCGGGCTCATCGACACGCCCTGGACCGCCGACTTCACCGGCCCGCGCGAGGCCGTGAAGGCGGGCGCCCCGCTGCGCCGGATCGGCACCCCCGAGGACGTGGCGCAGTCCGTGCTGACGCTGGCCGAGGCCGCGTACTCCACGGGTGTGGTGCTGCTGGTGGACGGCGGTATCCACAACCTCTGA
- a CDS encoding beta-ketoacyl-[acyl-carrier-protein] synthase family protein encodes MNRRVAITGIGVVAPGGVGTKEFWSLITSGRTATRSISTFDAAQFRSRIAAEADFDPLEHGFSPAEAERLDRAAQFAVVSAREALRDSGLEQGVDPLRTGVTLGSAVGCTMGLDAEYNVVSEGGSRWEVDHTLAVPHLFDYFVPSSMAAEVAWRSGAQGPVATVSTGCTSGLDSLGHAVELIREGSADVMIAGATEAPISPITIACFDAIKATSPRNDEPETASRPFDASRNGFVLGEGSAVLVLEELDAARRRGAHIYAEIAGFATRCNAYHMTGLTNDGREMAEAIRVALDEARLDRTEIGYVNAHGSGTKQNDRHETAAFKHSLGSHAYDIPVSSIKSMIGHSLGAIGSLEVAASALVIEHGVIPPTANLHTADPACDLDYTPLTAREQRTDAVLSVGSGFGGFQSAMVLIRPEKGDAR; translated from the coding sequence ATGAACCGTCGTGTCGCCATCACCGGGATCGGTGTGGTCGCTCCAGGAGGGGTGGGAACGAAGGAGTTCTGGTCCCTGATCACCTCCGGCCGGACCGCCACCCGGTCCATCTCCACCTTCGACGCCGCGCAGTTCAGGTCGAGGATCGCCGCCGAGGCCGATTTCGACCCGCTGGAGCACGGCTTCAGCCCCGCCGAAGCCGAACGCCTAGACCGCGCCGCCCAGTTCGCCGTCGTCAGTGCCCGCGAGGCCCTGCGCGACAGCGGCCTGGAACAGGGCGTCGACCCGCTGCGCACGGGCGTCACCCTCGGCAGTGCGGTCGGCTGCACGATGGGCCTGGACGCCGAGTACAACGTCGTCAGCGAGGGCGGCAGCAGGTGGGAGGTGGACCACACCCTCGCCGTACCGCATCTCTTCGACTACTTCGTGCCGAGCTCCATGGCCGCCGAGGTCGCCTGGCGCTCCGGCGCCCAGGGGCCGGTGGCAACGGTGTCCACGGGCTGCACCTCCGGTCTCGACTCCCTCGGCCACGCGGTCGAACTGATCCGGGAGGGCAGCGCGGACGTGATGATCGCGGGTGCCACCGAGGCGCCCATCTCCCCGATCACCATCGCCTGCTTCGACGCCATCAAGGCCACGTCGCCGCGCAACGACGAACCCGAGACCGCCTCCAGGCCCTTCGACGCCTCCCGCAACGGCTTCGTGCTCGGCGAGGGCTCCGCCGTGCTCGTCCTGGAGGAACTGGACGCGGCCCGTCGGCGCGGCGCGCACATCTATGCCGAGATCGCGGGCTTCGCCACCCGCTGCAACGCGTATCACATGACTGGTCTCACCAATGACGGCCGGGAGATGGCCGAGGCGATCCGGGTCGCCCTCGACGAGGCGCGGCTCGACCGCACCGAGATCGGCTACGTCAACGCCCATGGTTCGGGCACCAAGCAGAACGACCGGCACGAGACGGCCGCCTTCAAACACAGCCTAGGCAGCCACGCCTACGACATCCCGGTCAGCTCCATCAAGTCGATGATCGGTCACTCGCTCGGCGCGATCGGCTCCCTGGAGGTCGCGGCCAGCGCCCTCGTCATCGAACACGGAGTCATCCCACCCACCGCGAACCTGCACACCGCCGACCCGGCCTGCGACCTGGACTACACCCCGCTCACCGCCCGGGAACAGCGCACCGACGCCGTCCTCAGCGTGGGCAGCGGCTTCGGCGGCTTCCAGAGCGCGATGGTCCTGATCCGCCCCGAGAAGGGAGACGCACGATGA
- a CDS encoding ketosynthase chain-length factor, whose translation MTAPTAGAPPVVTGMGVAAPNGFGRETWWQATLAGASGIREISRFDADRYPARLAGEVRDFDPAEHTPGRLMPQTDHVTRLALAVADEALADADVDTAALPDYAAGVVTASSAGGFEFGQRELEALWSKGGRYVSAYQSFAWFYAVNTGQISIRHGLRGPSGVLVTEQAGGLDAVAQARRQVVRKGIRLVVTGGVESALCPWGWAAQLADGRLSTVADPAGAYLPFSADASGHVAGEGGALLVVEDAAAARERGADIYGTIAGYAATFDPAAQPGEGSRLQDAAELALRDAGLTAADVDVVFADAAGGVADDRTEALALAALFGPNGVPVTAPKTMTGRLSSGGAALDLAAALLSLRDQVIPPTVNVDGPAPGLPIDLVTGEPRPAALRTALVLARGRGGFNAAMVVRAPG comes from the coding sequence ATGACAGCCCCCACGGCCGGCGCACCCCCCGTCGTCACGGGTATGGGCGTGGCCGCGCCCAACGGCTTCGGGCGGGAGACGTGGTGGCAGGCGACCCTGGCCGGGGCGAGCGGGATCCGGGAGATCAGCCGTTTCGACGCCGACCGGTATCCGGCCCGACTCGCCGGGGAGGTACGGGACTTCGACCCGGCCGAGCACACCCCCGGGCGGCTGATGCCGCAGACGGACCACGTCACCCGGCTGGCGCTCGCCGTCGCGGACGAGGCCCTCGCCGACGCCGATGTCGACACCGCCGCACTGCCCGACTACGCGGCGGGCGTGGTCACCGCCAGCTCCGCGGGCGGCTTCGAGTTCGGGCAGCGGGAGCTCGAAGCGCTGTGGAGCAAGGGCGGGCGCTATGTCAGCGCGTACCAGTCGTTCGCCTGGTTCTACGCCGTCAACACCGGCCAGATCTCCATCCGGCACGGGCTGCGCGGCCCCAGCGGGGTGCTCGTCACCGAGCAGGCCGGCGGGCTCGACGCGGTGGCCCAGGCCCGTCGGCAGGTCGTGCGCAAGGGCATCCGCCTCGTGGTCACCGGCGGCGTCGAGTCCGCGCTGTGCCCCTGGGGCTGGGCCGCCCAGCTCGCCGACGGCCGCCTCAGCACGGTCGCCGATCCGGCCGGCGCCTACCTCCCGTTCTCCGCCGACGCCTCCGGGCACGTCGCCGGTGAGGGGGGAGCGCTGCTGGTGGTGGAGGACGCGGCGGCGGCCCGGGAACGGGGTGCCGACATCTACGGGACCATCGCCGGGTACGCGGCCACCTTCGACCCGGCCGCGCAGCCCGGTGAGGGTTCGCGACTGCAGGACGCCGCCGAACTGGCGCTGCGGGACGCGGGGTTGACCGCCGCAGACGTGGACGTGGTGTTCGCGGACGCGGCGGGCGGCGTCGCCGACGACCGTACGGAGGCTCTGGCCCTCGCCGCGCTCTTCGGTCCGAACGGCGTTCCGGTCACCGCACCCAAGACGATGACCGGCCGGCTGTCCTCGGGCGGTGCCGCACTCGATCTGGCCGCGGCCCTGCTCTCCCTGCGCGACCAGGTGATCCCGCCGACCGTCAACGTCGACGGTCCCGCCCCGGGTCTGCCCATCGACCTGGTGACGGGCGAGCCCCGCCCCGCGGCGCTGCGCACCGCACTGGTGCTGGCCCGCGGCCGGGGCGGTTTCAACGCGGCGATGGTGGTGCGCGCCCCGGGCTAG
- a CDS encoding nucleotide disphospho-sugar-binding domain-containing protein, with the protein MRVLFASPPALGHLFPVIPLAWALRSAGHEVLVASSDTAVDAAVKAGLPVVDVSPGTDFDRVFGGGPQLSPAELAAQMKVRGQAIVKAGGATTPAMLERFATVSDLMADGTLKAAEEWRPDLVVHGRLQGAGLLAARRLGVPAVEHGFGMLREGGFAQGFLPYLAPSFERHGVPVELPAHAVLHVAPPSLMRGEGEGWNMRYIPYNAGGELPGWLTAPRSRARVAVSLGTIVPRMLGTGGLEKLLGAAAETDADFVVTGMSEQDLPQLPGNVRVVRWLPLNALLERCDATVHHGGSGSTLTALTFGLPQLLLPHGADNFVNADVIDRAGPGLSVDPHEVTTGTLERLLTDDSLRAAAQQVAEEVRRQPSPARLVGELEAFGAS; encoded by the coding sequence ATGCGCGTGCTGTTCGCCTCCCCACCCGCCCTGGGCCATCTCTTCCCGGTGATCCCACTGGCCTGGGCGCTGCGCTCCGCGGGCCACGAGGTGCTCGTCGCCTCGTCCGACACGGCCGTGGACGCGGCCGTGAAGGCGGGCCTGCCGGTCGTCGACGTGTCCCCGGGCACCGACTTCGACCGGGTCTTCGGCGGCGGGCCCCAGCTCTCGCCGGCCGAGCTGGCGGCGCAGATGAAGGTGCGCGGCCAGGCCATCGTCAAGGCGGGCGGCGCCACCACCCCGGCGATGCTGGAGCGGTTCGCGACCGTCAGCGACCTCATGGCGGACGGCACGCTCAAGGCCGCCGAGGAGTGGCGGCCCGATCTGGTCGTCCACGGCCGGCTCCAGGGCGCGGGCCTGCTCGCCGCGCGGCGGCTCGGGGTGCCGGCCGTGGAGCACGGCTTCGGGATGCTGCGCGAGGGCGGCTTCGCCCAGGGCTTCCTGCCCTACCTGGCACCGTCCTTCGAACGGCACGGCGTCCCCGTGGAACTGCCCGCCCACGCGGTCCTGCATGTGGCACCGCCGAGCCTGATGCGGGGCGAGGGCGAGGGCTGGAACATGCGGTACATCCCCTACAACGCCGGGGGTGAACTGCCCGGTTGGCTCACCGCCCCCCGCTCGCGCGCCCGGGTCGCCGTGTCCCTGGGCACCATCGTGCCCAGGATGCTGGGCACGGGCGGTCTGGAGAAGCTGCTCGGGGCCGCCGCCGAGACCGACGCCGACTTCGTCGTCACCGGGATGAGCGAGCAGGACCTGCCGCAACTGCCGGGGAACGTACGGGTCGTGCGCTGGCTGCCGCTCAACGCGCTCCTGGAACGGTGCGACGCCACCGTGCACCACGGCGGCTCCGGCTCCACCCTCACCGCGCTCACCTTCGGTCTGCCCCAACTGCTGCTGCCCCACGGGGCGGACAACTTCGTCAACGCGGACGTCATCGACCGGGCGGGCCCGGGGCTGTCCGTGGACCCGCACGAGGTCACCACCGGCACGCTGGAGCGGCTGCTGACGGACGACTCGCTGCGGGCGGCCGCCCAGCAGGTGGCCGAGGAGGTCAGGCGGCAGCCGTCCCCGGCCCGACTGGTGGGTGAGCTGGAGGCGTTCGGGGCCTCCTGA
- a CDS encoding MDR family MFS transporter, with amino-acid sequence MADNADTGDRLDARLVRLGAIIVCGAFLSAMDATIVSVSLDSVGREFSASLSSLQWVAAGYLLALAMVVPVTGWAAERFGARRMWLFALSLFVAASALCGAAWSVESLIAFRLLQGLGGGLIPPLAQILLVRAAGPRRIGRVMTLVSVPTQLAPIVGPSVGGLLVHDLGWRWIYYVNLPLGAIAIVFAWLALEKDTPAPGESGRLDVLGLLLLSPGLTALLYGLSVLEESEDGFGSGRVLGFVGGGAALLAVFVLRALRPRALAPLVDLRLFANRAFALSSGLLFLLGATLFGAMFLLPLYYQQVQGHDALRAGLMLAPQGAGTVIALALAGALVDRFGPRWIVLTGIALTVAGTLAFTGAGTDTGDALLTGSLVLRGLGLGAVATPLTACAYRSLSKDAVPRAAPALVIVQRIGGSLGTAALAVLLQGQINGADGAGEPSAAALADAFNTTFWWTVGLSAVALVPALFLPGRPRETEDTEPPETDDGSSPASADFERRP; translated from the coding sequence ATGGCTGACAACGCCGACACCGGCGACAGGCTCGATGCGCGGCTGGTGAGACTCGGCGCGATCATCGTGTGCGGCGCCTTTCTCTCGGCGATGGACGCCACCATCGTCTCGGTGTCGCTGGACAGTGTCGGCCGGGAGTTCTCCGCCTCGCTCTCCTCGCTCCAGTGGGTCGCGGCCGGGTATCTGCTCGCGCTCGCCATGGTCGTCCCGGTGACCGGCTGGGCCGCGGAGCGCTTCGGCGCCCGGCGCATGTGGCTGTTCGCGCTCTCGCTGTTCGTCGCGGCCTCGGCCCTGTGCGGCGCGGCCTGGTCGGTGGAGAGCCTGATCGCCTTCCGGCTGTTACAGGGCCTGGGCGGCGGGCTCATCCCGCCGCTCGCCCAGATCCTGCTGGTGCGGGCCGCCGGACCACGGCGGATCGGCCGGGTGATGACGCTGGTCAGCGTGCCCACCCAGCTCGCGCCGATCGTCGGTCCGAGCGTGGGTGGTCTGCTCGTCCACGACCTGGGCTGGCGGTGGATCTACTACGTCAACCTCCCCCTCGGCGCGATCGCCATCGTGTTCGCCTGGCTCGCCCTGGAGAAGGACACCCCCGCCCCCGGTGAGTCCGGCCGCCTCGACGTCCTCGGACTGCTGCTGCTCTCCCCCGGACTGACCGCGCTGCTCTACGGACTGTCCGTGCTGGAGGAGTCCGAGGACGGCTTCGGCTCCGGCCGGGTCCTGGGCTTCGTCGGCGGCGGGGCCGCCCTGCTGGCGGTGTTCGTCCTGCGCGCACTGCGCCCGCGGGCACTGGCTCCGCTGGTCGATCTGCGGCTGTTCGCCAACCGGGCGTTCGCCCTGTCGTCCGGGCTGCTGTTCCTGCTCGGCGCCACCCTGTTCGGCGCCATGTTCCTGCTGCCCCTCTACTACCAGCAGGTGCAGGGCCACGACGCGCTGCGGGCCGGGCTGATGCTGGCCCCGCAGGGTGCCGGTACGGTGATCGCGCTCGCCCTCGCCGGGGCGCTGGTGGATCGCTTCGGCCCCCGCTGGATCGTGCTGACCGGCATCGCGCTGACCGTCGCGGGCACCCTCGCCTTCACCGGAGCCGGTACCGACACCGGCGACGCCCTGCTGACCGGCTCGCTGGTGCTGCGCGGTCTGGGCCTCGGCGCCGTCGCCACCCCCCTGACCGCCTGCGCCTACCGCTCGCTGAGCAAGGACGCCGTGCCCCGGGCCGCCCCCGCGCTCGTCATCGTCCAGCGCATCGGCGGCTCCCTGGGCACGGCCGCGCTCGCCGTGCTCCTCCAGGGGCAGATCAATGGGGCGGACGGCGCGGGCGAGCCGTCCGCCGCGGCCCTCGCCGACGCGTTCAACACCACGTTCTGGTGGACCGTCGGGCTCAGCGCCGTGGCCCTCGTCCCGGCCCTGTTCCTGCCCGGCCGCCCCCGCGAGACCGAGGACACCGAGCCTCCGGAGACGGACGACGGCTCAAGCCCCGCGTCAGCGGATTTCGAGCGGCGGCCGTAA
- a CDS encoding NADP-dependent oxidoreductase: protein MATAIVFSAYGGPEVLGPLEIEEPVVGPGEVRVRVRAAGVNPVDVKLRRGDFAGMVPVAFPQRLGNEFAGMIDRVGADVTGFAVGDEVLGFTAMAAYTEVLTVPADSVTGKPDALSWEVAGALSAVGQTAYNALRELKVASGDTLLVHAAAGGVGTVAVQLARRLGARVIGTASERNHDHLRSLGAEPVGYGDGLVERVRALAPEGVDVVLDAVGGAAVDASLELVADRARIGTTVDQKAADEHGIVRLRGARSAAILAELADLAARGELVLPIAAAHPLTSAAEAHREVETGHVRGKVVLTGD, encoded by the coding sequence ATGGCTACGGCAATCGTGTTCTCCGCGTACGGGGGTCCCGAGGTTCTGGGGCCGCTGGAGATCGAGGAACCGGTCGTGGGACCCGGCGAGGTACGGGTCCGGGTCCGCGCCGCCGGGGTCAATCCGGTCGATGTGAAGCTGCGCCGCGGGGACTTCGCGGGCATGGTCCCGGTGGCCTTCCCCCAGCGGCTCGGCAACGAGTTCGCCGGGATGATCGACCGGGTCGGCGCGGACGTCACCGGCTTCGCCGTGGGCGACGAGGTGCTCGGCTTCACGGCCATGGCGGCCTACACCGAGGTCCTCACGGTCCCCGCCGACTCGGTCACCGGCAAACCGGACGCACTGTCCTGGGAGGTGGCCGGAGCGCTCTCCGCCGTCGGCCAGACCGCCTACAACGCGCTGCGCGAGCTGAAGGTCGCCTCCGGCGACACCCTGCTGGTGCACGCCGCGGCCGGGGGAGTGGGCACCGTGGCGGTGCAGCTCGCCCGGCGCCTGGGCGCGCGGGTCATCGGTACGGCGAGCGAGCGCAACCACGATCATCTGCGGTCCCTGGGCGCGGAACCGGTCGGCTACGGCGACGGACTGGTCGAGCGGGTGCGGGCGCTGGCCCCCGAGGGCGTGGACGTCGTCCTCGACGCGGTCGGCGGCGCCGCCGTGGACGCCTCGTTGGAGCTCGTCGCCGACCGCGCCCGGATCGGCACCACCGTGGACCAGAAGGCGGCCGACGAGCACGGCATCGTACGGCTGCGGGGCGCCCGTTCCGCGGCGATCCTCGCCGAGCTGGCGGACCTCGCGGCCCGGGGTGAACTGGTGCTGCCCATTGCCGCCGCACACCCGCTGACGTCGGCCGCCGAGGCCCATCGCGAGGTCGAGACCGGCCATGTGCGCGGCAAGGTCGTACTCACCGGCGACTGA
- a CDS encoding aromatase/cyclase, which translates to MSAPARTEVYEVEHRAEVAAPAELAYRLLSDVTHWPRLFPNIVHMEQFSSDGDGTSERVGVWLTSGERVFPWVALRVLRPGELRVDYRQETTQAPVADMGGSWIVEPLSERACRVRLLHDCRPATDEPATLEFIAETLERNSTAELAAFKEAAEREAADERLVTEIEDTARVDGSVADVYEFLADAAAWPGRIPHIVSVDAREGGDNVQLLDWVTHTERGVDHPSKVVRVCFPPDRIVYRHQLLPPLAAVHTGSYTVTADGDGAVVSSRHTVVLSESGIASVLGEGADVEQARDFTRRALSTSSREVLARAKEFAEHRRHGGG; encoded by the coding sequence ATGAGCGCGCCGGCGAGGACCGAGGTGTACGAGGTGGAGCACCGCGCCGAGGTCGCCGCCCCGGCCGAACTGGCGTACCGGCTGCTCTCCGACGTCACCCATTGGCCGCGGCTCTTCCCGAACATCGTGCACATGGAGCAGTTCTCCAGCGACGGCGACGGTACGAGCGAACGTGTCGGCGTCTGGCTGACCTCGGGCGAGCGGGTGTTCCCCTGGGTGGCGCTGCGCGTGCTGCGCCCCGGGGAGCTGCGGGTCGACTACCGGCAGGAGACGACCCAGGCGCCGGTCGCCGACATGGGCGGCTCCTGGATCGTGGAGCCGCTCTCGGAACGGGCGTGCCGGGTGCGGCTGCTGCACGACTGCCGGCCGGCCACGGACGAGCCCGCCACGCTGGAGTTCATCGCCGAGACCCTGGAGCGCAACAGTACGGCGGAACTCGCCGCGTTCAAGGAGGCGGCCGAGCGGGAGGCCGCCGACGAGCGGCTGGTGACCGAGATCGAGGACACGGCGCGGGTCGACGGATCGGTCGCGGACGTCTACGAGTTCCTCGCCGACGCGGCCGCCTGGCCCGGGCGCATTCCGCACATCGTGTCGGTGGACGCCCGCGAGGGCGGCGACAACGTGCAGCTGCTGGACTGGGTCACCCACACCGAGCGCGGCGTGGACCACCCCTCCAAGGTCGTCCGGGTGTGCTTCCCGCCGGACCGGATCGTGTACCGGCATCAGTTGCTGCCGCCGCTGGCCGCCGTGCACACCGGCAGCTACACCGTGACGGCCGACGGAGACGGGGCCGTGGTGTCCTCCCGGCACACCGTGGTCCTGTCCGAGTCCGGCATCGCGAGTGTGCTGGGCGAGGGGGCGGACGTGGAACAGGCCCGTGACTTCACCCGGCGGGCGCTGAGCACCAGCAGCCGGGAGGTGCTGGCGCGGGCGAAGGAGTTCGCCGAGCACCGACGGCACGGGGGCGGGTGA
- a CDS encoding SDR family NAD(P)-dependent oxidoreductase: MRLDGRVAVVTGGTKGLGRRIVEAFASEGCKVVAAGRDKSAGADLVESGGDVIVHEADVRDPESVDELMRAAAEYFGHLDIVVANAGVSRPGPAAQLAPADFADTMATNLGGVFHCTRSAVPYLERSEHGGRIVNLSSALATRVAPGASAYAATKAAVEMFTRVTAVELAPKGITVNALCPGLIDEGMTRSIKDNERVWALYAPKLAMGRLGSPDEVTAAALFLAGAESSYVNGHVLEVNGGLNW; this comes from the coding sequence ATGAGGCTCGACGGAAGGGTCGCGGTCGTCACCGGCGGCACCAAGGGGCTCGGCCGACGGATCGTCGAGGCGTTCGCGAGCGAGGGCTGCAAGGTCGTCGCGGCGGGCCGGGACAAGAGCGCCGGCGCGGACCTCGTGGAGAGCGGCGGGGACGTGATCGTGCACGAGGCGGACGTACGGGACCCCGAGTCGGTGGACGAACTGATGCGCGCCGCCGCCGAGTACTTCGGCCACCTGGACATCGTGGTGGCCAACGCCGGGGTCAGCCGTCCGGGACCGGCGGCGCAGCTCGCCCCCGCGGACTTCGCGGACACCATGGCCACGAACCTCGGCGGGGTCTTCCACTGCACCCGTTCCGCGGTGCCGTACCTGGAGCGCAGCGAGCACGGCGGACGGATCGTCAACCTGTCCTCGGCGCTGGCCACCCGCGTCGCCCCGGGCGCGTCCGCGTACGCGGCGACCAAGGCGGCGGTGGAGATGTTCACCCGGGTGACGGCGGTGGAGCTCGCGCCGAAGGGCATCACCGTCAACGCGCTGTGCCCGGGCCTGATCGACGAGGGCATGACCCGCTCGATCAAGGACAACGAGCGGGTGTGGGCGCTGTACGCGCCGAAGCTCGCGATGGGGCGCCTCGGCTCCCCCGACGAGGTCACCGCCGCCGCGCTCTTCCTTGCGGGGGCGGAGAGCTCGTATGTGAACGGGCATGTGCTGGAGGTGAACGGGGGCCTCAACTGGTAG
- a CDS encoding acyl carrier protein: MPTELTLDDLTTLLRDCAGADESVNLDGDILDKTFTELNYDSLAVLQTTGKIEREYGIEVDEDAVAVAETPRQYLAAVNAALADDGAATA, translated from the coding sequence ATGCCGACTGAACTCACTCTCGACGATCTGACCACGCTGCTCCGGGACTGCGCCGGAGCGGACGAGAGCGTCAATCTGGACGGCGACATCCTCGACAAGACGTTCACCGAGCTGAACTACGACTCCCTGGCCGTGCTCCAGACCACCGGCAAGATCGAGCGCGAGTACGGCATCGAGGTCGACGAGGACGCCGTAGCGGTCGCGGAGACCCCCCGTCAGTACCTCGCCGCGGTCAACGCGGCGCTCGCCGACGACGGGGCGGCGACTGCCTGA
- a CDS encoding nuclear transport factor 2 family protein: MTGSLFQQIQQFYARQMRLLDNGAAEEWADTFTEDGVFDQNVAEPLTGRVNIAVASRKRVDQIVAEGITRRHWLGMLEVDPEDEQGVVRTRYYAFSMATERGGRPQITANTYAEDTLVRHEDGWLVQYRRVTHDGTA; encoded by the coding sequence ATGACGGGCAGTCTGTTCCAGCAGATCCAGCAGTTCTACGCCCGACAGATGCGGCTGCTCGACAACGGCGCCGCCGAGGAGTGGGCGGACACGTTCACCGAGGACGGCGTCTTCGACCAGAACGTCGCCGAACCGCTGACCGGCCGCGTGAACATCGCCGTGGCCTCCCGGAAGCGGGTGGACCAGATCGTCGCCGAGGGCATCACCCGCCGCCACTGGCTGGGCATGCTCGAAGTGGATCCCGAGGACGAGCAGGGCGTCGTACGGACGCGGTACTACGCCTTCTCCATGGCCACCGAGCGCGGCGGCCGGCCGCAGATCACGGCGAACACCTACGCCGAGGACACCCTGGTCCGCCACGAGGACGGCTGGCTCGTCCAGTACCGGCGGGTCACCCACGACGGTACGGCCTGA
- a CDS encoding thioesterase II family protein: MTTQEVAMTRSSRLPKLFCFPHAGAGTSVFGGWPALLAGSALPVPVLLPGRDGRRREPRVTTARGLFADLLRHHGPPPEEPYVLYGHSLGGLIAYSVARALERAGRRGPELVVVGACPPPDSRTPLLDACELPDDRLLDVLETFGAVEPGTPRGGIWQRTALGVIRDDLRLARELRRAADAPLTTPLLTIAGTDDPLAGPLVMDGWRAWADGVHGRRTVVGDHHFVRGRALPELLGRLCKDVRRLSHADATP, encoded by the coding sequence GTGACGACCCAAGAGGTGGCGATGACCCGGAGTTCCCGATTACCGAAACTCTTCTGTTTCCCGCACGCGGGCGCCGGCACCTCCGTCTTCGGCGGCTGGCCCGCACTGCTGGCCGGCTCGGCGCTGCCGGTACCCGTCCTGCTCCCCGGCCGCGACGGCAGACGCCGTGAACCCCGCGTCACCACGGCCCGCGGACTCTTCGCCGACCTGCTGCGCCACCACGGACCGCCGCCCGAGGAGCCGTACGTACTGTACGGACACAGCCTGGGCGGCCTGATCGCGTACTCCGTGGCCCGTGCCCTGGAGCGGGCGGGCCGCCGCGGGCCGGAGCTCGTCGTGGTGGGCGCCTGTCCGCCGCCCGACTCCCGCACCCCACTCCTGGACGCCTGCGAACTGCCCGACGACCGGCTGCTCGACGTACTGGAGACCTTCGGCGCCGTGGAACCGGGCACCCCACGCGGCGGCATCTGGCAGCGCACGGCTCTCGGCGTCATCCGCGACGACCTGAGGCTCGCCCGCGAGCTGCGCCGGGCCGCCGACGCACCGCTCACCACCCCCCTGCTCACCATCGCGGGCACCGACGACCCGCTGGCCGGTCCCTTGGTGATGGACGGCTGGCGGGCGTGGGCCGACGGCGTCCACGGCCGGCGGACCGTCGTCGGCGACCACCACTTCGTACGGGGCCGAGCCCTGCCCGAACTGCTGGGCCGGCTGTGCAAAGACGTACGACGCCTCTCGCACGCGGACGCAACCCCATAG